One window of Nostoc sp. C052 genomic DNA carries:
- a CDS encoding CopG family transcriptional regulator translates to MNKKWAAKRLTINLTSSEAQKLEQYCSITGRPATDVIRELIRSLSSKEEKASELS, encoded by the coding sequence ATGAATAAAAAATGGGCTGCTAAACGACTTACCATCAACCTTACCTCAAGCGAGGCACAGAAGCTTGAACAATACTGTTCAATAACGGGGAGACCTGCGACTGATGTAATTCGGGAGTTAATTCGCTCTCTTTCTTCTAAAGAGGAAAAAGCTTCTGAACTCTCGTAA
- a CDS encoding acyl-CoA dehydrogenase family protein: MSQLKQAVPDTFVAKGLETLPNIFERVEALAKDFATRAGVHDKDGSFPFENFTALHEAGLLSLTIPREFGGQDLGLPAICRVIEGIARGDASTALVLTMHYLQHAHASRSRRWHPEVYKRLCRESIEGIALLNAARVEPELGTPARGGLPATIAEPTTEGWRLTGHKQYTTGSPILSYFVVWARTTEDEPQVGSFLVPRDLPGLQIVETWDHLGMRATGSHDLILENVLIPSEYALSISPISAAPSFDPLISTWGSLTVSALYLGVATSARDWLTKYLWERSPSNLKEPLATLPRFQTAVGEIEALLFANNRLIYSLAEDIDKGEYEPNIGLQAQAVKYLTTTNSIRAVEIALELTGNPGLLKRNPLERHYRDVLCSRIHTPQNDVICQSLGKSVLKVK, from the coding sequence ATGTCACAGTTGAAGCAAGCAGTGCCAGACACCTTTGTAGCCAAAGGCTTAGAAACTCTCCCCAATATTTTCGAGCGAGTTGAGGCTCTGGCCAAGGACTTTGCCACCCGTGCAGGGGTACATGACAAAGATGGTTCCTTTCCCTTCGAGAATTTTACTGCTTTGCATGAGGCAGGACTACTTAGCCTGACCATCCCGCGTGAATTTGGTGGTCAGGATTTGGGGCTGCCAGCTATCTGCCGAGTGATTGAAGGGATAGCGCGTGGCGATGCTTCCACCGCATTAGTATTGACAATGCACTACCTTCAACATGCTCATGCGTCCCGTAGCCGCCGCTGGCATCCAGAAGTATATAAGCGGCTGTGTCGTGAATCGATCGAAGGTATTGCCCTCTTGAATGCTGCCCGTGTTGAACCAGAGTTAGGAACACCAGCTAGAGGCGGATTGCCTGCAACAATTGCCGAACCAACAACAGAAGGCTGGCGTTTAACAGGACATAAGCAGTACACCACGGGCAGTCCCATTCTCAGTTACTTTGTTGTTTGGGCACGGACAACTGAGGATGAACCACAAGTTGGAAGTTTTCTGGTTCCGCGCGATCTGCCAGGTTTGCAAATTGTCGAAACCTGGGATCACTTGGGAATGAGGGCTACAGGTAGTCACGATCTAATTTTAGAAAATGTATTAATTCCCTCAGAGTATGCTCTTAGTATCAGTCCTATATCTGCTGCACCATCTTTCGATCCGCTAATTTCTACTTGGGGTAGTTTGACAGTGAGTGCCTTATATCTCGGTGTGGCTACTAGTGCGCGAGACTGGCTCACTAAATATCTTTGGGAGCGATCGCCTTCTAATCTTAAAGAGCCACTGGCAACTTTGCCCCGCTTCCAAACTGCTGTAGGTGAAATAGAAGCACTCTTGTTTGCTAACAATAGATTGATTTATAGCTTGGCTGAAGATATTGATAAGGGCGAGTATGAGCCGAACATAGGATTACAAGCACAAGCTGTTAAATATCTCACCACAACAAACTCAATTCGTGCCGTGGAGATTGCTTTAGAACTAACTGGTAATCCTGGTCTGTTAAAGAGGAATCCTTTAGAGCGACACTACCGTGACGTTTTGTGCAGCCGTATCCATACACCGCAAAATGATGTTATTTGCCAATCTTTAGGCAAGTCGGTGCTGAAAGTTAAGTGA
- a CDS encoding D-2-hydroxyacid dehydrogenase yields MVKLILPDHLIADIEPHLPSNIDVVEVDSEGNLDGDASDAEVYVNGFYLKTSTLDKVLTAAPALRWQQSPSAGVNHILTPTFLQKDIILTNGAGVHAIPIAEFVLAFMLYHAKNLRKLQTLQDEHTWVRGVFLEELADATLLILGTGNIGQAIASRAKAFGVTVWGSRRHPEPLANFDKVVGADEWRSLLPAADYVVLATPLTPETKGLIDETALRSMRQSAYLINIARGAIVDEAALITALREGWIAGAGLDTVATEPLPSESPLWSLPNAFITPHCSALSPRLRGRIAQLFIDNLKRYQTGQPLRNVVDKQAGY; encoded by the coding sequence ATGGTGAAACTAATCTTACCAGATCATCTAATTGCAGATATTGAGCCACACCTACCATCTAATATAGATGTTGTGGAGGTGGATAGTGAAGGTAATCTTGATGGTGATGCCAGTGATGCCGAAGTTTATGTCAACGGATTTTATCTGAAAACCTCTACCCTTGACAAAGTACTGACAGCAGCACCCGCGCTACGTTGGCAACAGTCACCAAGCGCGGGCGTAAATCATATCCTCACACCAACTTTTTTGCAAAAGGATATTATCCTCACTAATGGCGCAGGGGTTCATGCAATTCCAATTGCAGAATTTGTATTGGCATTCATGCTGTATCACGCTAAGAATTTGCGAAAATTGCAAACTTTGCAAGATGAACACACTTGGGTAAGGGGAGTATTTCTCGAAGAGTTAGCAGACGCAACTTTATTAATTCTCGGCACTGGGAATATTGGTCAAGCGATCGCATCTCGTGCTAAAGCCTTTGGAGTTACAGTTTGGGGTAGTCGCCGCCATCCCGAACCCCTAGCGAATTTTGATAAGGTTGTGGGTGCTGATGAGTGGCGATCGCTCCTCCCGGCAGCAGACTATGTAGTTCTTGCTACACCATTAACTCCAGAAACTAAAGGTTTGATTGATGAAACTGCATTGCGCTCTATGCGTCAGTCTGCTTATCTAATTAATATTGCTCGTGGTGCGATCGTAGATGAAGCTGCATTAATCACCGCATTACGTGAAGGATGGATTGCTGGCGCTGGATTAGACACAGTTGCAACCGAACCTCTGCCATCGGAAAGTCCCTTATGGTCGCTACCAAATGCCTTTATTACACCCCATTGTTCAGCCTTATCGCCACGTCTAAGAGGACGCATAGCACAACTGTTTATCGACAATCTCAAACGCTACCAAACCGGTCAGCCCTTGCGGAATGTTGTAGATAAGCAAGCTGGATACTAA
- a CDS encoding D-2-hydroxyacid dehydrogenase — MKLILPLDLVADIEPHLPPDTEVVRVDVEGNLDGDASDAEVYFSWFLSRSPTLHKIIEAAPALRWHHAPNAGVNHILTPTYLKRDIILTNGAGVHGIPIAEFVITYILAHAKHLPELYALQAERHWKRGFAIEELTDATLLIIGAGGIGQEIAARAKPFGLRIIGSRRHPQALPNFDKVVGADEWRSLLPGVDYVVIATPLTPETKEFIDESVLRSLPNHAYLINIARGGVVDESALIKALTEGWIAGAALDTVNSEPLPPESPLWSLPNIFITPHTSGHSPKSKQRSIALFIDNLKRYQAGQPLRNVVNKEAGY, encoded by the coding sequence ATGAAGCTGATTTTACCGCTAGATCTCGTTGCTGACATTGAGCCTCATCTACCGCCTGATACAGAGGTTGTCAGGGTAGATGTTGAAGGAAATTTAGACGGCGATGCTAGCGATGCTGAAGTTTATTTCAGTTGGTTTTTATCCAGAAGTCCGACGCTGCATAAAATAATAGAAGCAGCACCTGCATTGCGTTGGCATCATGCACCAAATGCAGGAGTGAATCACATCCTGACACCAACTTATTTGAAGAGAGATATTATTCTCACAAATGGGGCGGGAGTGCATGGAATTCCGATCGCAGAATTTGTAATTACTTATATACTGGCTCATGCCAAACACCTGCCAGAGTTATATGCTTTACAGGCGGAACGTCACTGGAAAAGAGGCTTTGCTATCGAAGAGTTGACAGATGCAACCTTGCTAATTATTGGCGCTGGTGGTATCGGTCAAGAAATCGCCGCCCGTGCTAAACCCTTCGGCTTAAGAATTATTGGCAGTCGCCGCCATCCCCAAGCGTTACCCAATTTTGATAAAGTAGTGGGTGCTGATGAATGGCGATCGCTCCTACCAGGGGTTGATTATGTAGTTATTGCAACACCCCTAACTCCCGAAACCAAAGAATTTATTGATGAATCTGTATTGCGATCGCTACCAAATCATGCTTACCTAATTAATATTGCTCGTGGTGGCGTAGTTGATGAATCGGCATTAATCAAAGCGCTTACCGAAGGTTGGATTGCAGGTGCAGCATTAGACACAGTTAACTCTGAACCGTTACCACCAGAAAGTCCTTTGTGGTCACTTCCTAACATCTTTATCACACCCCATACTTCCGGGCATTCCCCAAAAAGTAAACAGCGTTCAATCGCGCTATTTATCGATAATCTCAAGCGTTACCAAGCTGGTCAACCGTTAAGAAATGTAGTAAACAAAGAAGCAGGATACTAA
- a CDS encoding GNAT family N-acetyltransferase, translated as MIIRNLTKYDAEDYRQIRLEALYKNPDSFGTSYHEETIKTIEQFRERIPVNNNNFILGCFEDKKLIGIVAFHQESRIKLRHKAYISGMYVKQEYRGKGIGKLLLNELIEKAKAINEVEILLLDIVKNNFLAKQLYLSLGFQIYGVEEMAYKSNHQYFDLEFMRLQIK; from the coding sequence ATGATAATCAGAAATTTAACAAAGTATGATGCAGAAGATTATAGACAGATCAGATTAGAAGCTTTATATAAAAATCCAGATTCATTTGGTACGTCGTATCATGAAGAAACAATTAAGACGATAGAACAATTTAGAGAGAGAATACCAGTAAATAACAATAACTTTATTTTGGGCTGTTTTGAGGATAAAAAGTTAATTGGAATAGTCGCATTTCACCAAGAATCAAGAATAAAACTCAGGCATAAGGCATATATTAGTGGTATGTATGTTAAACAAGAATATCGAGGAAAAGGCATAGGTAAATTATTACTAAATGAATTAATTGAAAAAGCAAAAGCTATTAATGAAGTAGAAATATTGTTGCTTGATATTGTTAAAAATAATTTCTTAGCAAAACAACTTTATTTATCATTAGGTTTTCAAATATATGGAGTAGAAGAAATGGCATATAAATCTAATCATCAATATTTTGATCTGGAGTTTATGCGTTTACAGATTAAATAA
- a CDS encoding ATP-binding cassette domain-containing protein, which translates to MSSNVQGTQLSILDLTKAFGKKTVLNSLNLEVEAGEFVAIVGRSGCGKSTLLRLVSGLDKATSGGILLDGEPLRRLSGSVRVMFQDPRLLPWKRVIQNVGLGLQGDWREKALWALDKVGLKDRADEWPYVLSGGQRQRVSLARALVSQPRLLLLDEPLGALDALTRLEMQGLIENLWQERRFTAFLVTHDVEEAVALADRVIVIDEGQISVDLPVRLSRPRDRSSEVFINIREAVLERVMSNENSQPNDKLLQLSS; encoded by the coding sequence GTGAGTTCAAATGTACAGGGTACACAACTAAGTATTTTGGATTTGACGAAAGCTTTTGGCAAGAAAACTGTTTTAAACTCGTTGAATTTAGAAGTTGAAGCAGGTGAGTTTGTCGCTATTGTCGGACGAAGTGGTTGTGGTAAGAGCACCTTATTGCGTCTTGTGTCAGGATTAGATAAAGCAACTTCCGGCGGAATACTACTAGATGGAGAACCACTGCGTAGACTCAGCGGTTCTGTAAGAGTGATGTTTCAAGACCCCCGTTTGTTACCGTGGAAGCGCGTTATCCAAAACGTAGGGTTAGGCTTGCAAGGTGATTGGCGTGAAAAAGCTTTGTGGGCACTTGATAAAGTCGGACTCAAAGATCGGGCTGATGAGTGGCCTTATGTTTTATCTGGTGGACAACGGCAACGGGTATCATTGGCAAGAGCATTAGTTAGTCAACCCCGTTTGTTGTTGCTAGATGAACCTTTGGGAGCATTGGATGCTCTAACTCGCTTAGAGATGCAGGGTTTAATTGAAAATTTGTGGCAAGAGCGGAGATTTACTGCCTTTTTGGTTACTCATGATGTGGAAGAGGCTGTGGCGTTGGCAGACCGAGTGATAGTGATTGATGAAGGACAGATTTCTGTAGATTTACCTGTGAGACTTTCACGCCCGCGAGATCGAAGTAGCGAAGTGTTTATCAATATCAGAGAAGCCGTTTTAGAGCGAGTTATGAGTAATGAAAATTCTCAACCAAATGATAAATTATTGCAGTTGAGTAGTTGA
- the ssuC gene encoding aliphatic sulfonate ABC transporter permease SsuC, translating to MTITLKRTKSNNSNPIFLNELWENQQFQQIVPWIVPITVLVLWEVASRTGLLSTRILPAPSGVIATAIKLGSTGELFQHIGISAGRAISGFIVGGSIGFGLGLLNGFSRVAEKLLDSSLQMLRTIPNLALIPLVILWFGIGDQARLFLVSMGVFFPLYLNTFHGIRSVDPGLIEMGKVYGLKTPQLLWQIIFPGALSSILVGVRFSLGIMWLTLIVAETIAADSGLGYMAMNAREFMQTDVVVLSIVIYALLGKLADAVARGLETKFLAWNPNYQKS from the coding sequence ATGACTATTACCCTTAAACGCACCAAAAGCAATAACAGCAATCCAATATTCCTGAACGAATTGTGGGAAAATCAACAATTCCAGCAGATAGTTCCTTGGATTGTGCCTATTACCGTATTAGTTCTTTGGGAAGTTGCTTCCAGAACTGGTCTACTTTCAACCAGAATTTTACCAGCACCAAGTGGTGTAATCGCTACAGCAATTAAACTAGGCTCAACTGGAGAACTGTTCCAACATATAGGAATTAGTGCTGGGCGGGCGATATCTGGTTTTATAGTTGGTGGCAGTATTGGCTTTGGTTTGGGATTACTCAATGGCTTTTCCCGCGTAGCAGAAAAGTTATTGGATAGTTCCTTGCAAATGCTCCGTACCATCCCCAACTTGGCATTAATTCCCCTAGTGATTCTCTGGTTTGGTATTGGAGATCAAGCTAGATTATTTCTAGTATCTATGGGGGTATTTTTCCCGTTATATCTCAATACATTTCATGGCATCCGTAGTGTTGACCCTGGACTGATTGAAATGGGAAAAGTCTATGGATTGAAAACACCACAACTTCTGTGGCAAATCATTTTTCCAGGAGCGTTGTCTTCAATTCTTGTTGGTGTCCGTTTTTCCTTGGGGATTATGTGGCTGACACTAATTGTGGCAGAAACGATCGCGGCAGATTCCGGTCTTGGTTATATGGCAATGAATGCCCGTGAGTTTATGCAAACCGATGTTGTGGTTTTGAGTATTGTAATCTATGCACTGCTAGGTAAATTAGCAGATGCCGTTGCCAGAGGATTAGAAACAAAATTCTTGGCTTGGAACCCCAACTATCAAAAGTCATAA
- the ssuD gene encoding FMNH2-dependent alkanesulfonate monooxygenase, protein MQILWFIPTGSHDGRYLGTDIGSRVATPDYLQQIAQAVDSLGYTGALLPTGSSCEDAWITAAAFISVTKQMKFLVAIRPGITSPGAAARMAATFDRISKGRLLINVVTGGDPVQLAGDGLHLSHDDRYDLTDEFLTVWRGIVSGETVDFQGKYLDIKGGKLLFPPVQKPYPPLWFGGSSAAAKRVAAKHIDVYLTWGEPPQQVAQKIAEVRKLAAQQGRTVRFGIRLHVIVRETESAAWDAANELIKYVDEDAIAKAQKDLANSDSEGQRRMSQLHSGSRKTLEISPNLWTGIGLVRGGAGTALVGDPDTVAARMLEYRNLGIETFVFSGYPHLEEAYRTAELLFPRLPLQNEPAPLTPPVLSSVGEIIGNEKFTKQLTSAS, encoded by the coding sequence ATGCAAATTCTTTGGTTTATTCCTACTGGATCTCATGACGGACGCTATTTAGGCACAGATATAGGCTCTCGTGTTGCGACACCTGACTATTTGCAGCAAATTGCCCAAGCTGTAGATAGTTTAGGCTACACAGGCGCATTGTTACCCACAGGAAGTTCTTGTGAAGATGCTTGGATAACTGCCGCTGCTTTTATATCTGTCACCAAGCAGATGAAATTTCTGGTGGCAATTCGTCCAGGAATTACTTCCCCTGGTGCGGCTGCAAGAATGGCAGCAACATTTGACCGGATTTCTAAAGGAAGATTGTTGATTAATGTGGTGACAGGTGGAGATCCTGTACAACTGGCTGGGGATGGACTGCATCTTAGTCATGACGATCGCTATGATTTAACCGACGAATTTCTGACAGTTTGGCGGGGTATCGTCAGCGGGGAAACAGTCGATTTTCAGGGAAAATACCTGGATATCAAAGGCGGTAAACTCTTATTCCCACCAGTGCAAAAACCCTATCCACCTTTGTGGTTTGGTGGCTCATCTGCTGCTGCCAAGCGGGTTGCTGCTAAACATATTGATGTTTACCTGACTTGGGGCGAACCTCCGCAGCAAGTGGCTCAAAAGATTGCCGAAGTCCGAAAATTAGCGGCCCAACAAGGTAGAACAGTCCGTTTTGGGATTCGCCTGCATGTAATTGTGCGAGAAACCGAGTCAGCTGCTTGGGATGCGGCCAATGAGCTAATTAAGTATGTCGATGAGGATGCGATCGCCAAAGCTCAAAAAGACTTGGCTAATTCTGATTCTGAAGGACAGCGGCGCATGAGTCAACTACATAGCGGTAGTCGAAAAACCTTAGAGATTAGCCCCAACCTGTGGACAGGAATTGGATTGGTGCGGGGTGGTGCTGGTACGGCACTCGTTGGAGATCCCGACACCGTTGCCGCGAGGATGCTGGAATATCGCAATTTGGGGATAGAAACTTTCGTTTTCTCTGGATATCCCCATTTAGAAGAAGCGTATCGCACCGCTGAATTATTATTTCCACGTCTACCTTTGCAGAACGAACCTGCACCTTTAACACCACCAGTTTTGAGTTCTGTTGGCGAAATTATCGGCAATGAAAAATTTACGAAACAACTAACGAGTGCTTCATGA
- a CDS encoding TVP38/TMEM64 family protein — translation MWNLKAGILLLTLSCIIATGIAVYLLGGIEPAQIQALLKSSGIWAPVIYIALYVVATMLVLPSTVLNLTGGAIFGPWLGTVWTSVGAVIAAIIAFIFTRTIGRQTVAKRLAGRWQAMDAEVRRGGLFYMFAIRLVPIMPYGLVNFVAGLTSISFKDYVLGTTLGTVPSVLPFVLLGSSGLKAVNTGDFLPLVLALGLTGTLVAGSTWYRHRRTFPQKAVERLKKSDSSDDINSKNK, via the coding sequence GTGTGGAACTTGAAAGCTGGTATCTTGCTACTCACACTGAGTTGCATAATTGCAACTGGTATAGCAGTATATCTTCTTGGCGGTATTGAACCAGCCCAAATCCAAGCATTGCTAAAATCTTCTGGTATTTGGGCACCTGTAATTTATATTGCCCTGTACGTTGTCGCAACAATGTTAGTTTTGCCCTCAACGGTACTCAATTTGACTGGAGGTGCAATTTTTGGCCCTTGGCTGGGTACTGTCTGGACTAGTGTTGGAGCAGTGATTGCGGCAATAATTGCCTTTATTTTTACTCGGACTATTGGACGCCAAACAGTGGCAAAACGACTAGCAGGACGCTGGCAAGCTATGGATGCTGAGGTGCGTCGGGGAGGGCTTTTTTATATGTTTGCCATCCGACTAGTACCGATCATGCCCTACGGCTTGGTCAACTTTGTTGCGGGACTGACTTCGATCAGCTTTAAAGATTATGTTTTAGGTACAACACTAGGAACAGTACCAAGTGTTTTGCCTTTTGTATTATTAGGTAGTTCTGGTTTAAAAGCAGTCAATACAGGCGATTTTTTACCGCTAGTACTTGCCTTAGGCTTAACGGGGACGCTGGTAGCAGGATCTACTTGGTATCGCCATCGTCGGACTTTTCCTCAAAAAGCTGTAGAAAGGCTTAAAAAATCAGACTCTTCAGATGATATTAACTCAAAGAATAAATAA
- a CDS encoding glycosyltransferase family 2 protein has translation MLPKYSFIVPIYNEEEIIPELYRRLSAVMNRMDGLVELILIDDGSRDRSLQLLRDLHQKDPRICYLSFARNFGHQIAVTAGLNFVRGQVIVILDADLQDPPELIPDMVEKWRQGYQVVYAQRTQRLQEGWFKRLTAYSFYRLLKNLADVEIPTDTGDFCLMDRQIVNILNSMPERTRYIRGLRSWVGFQQTAIRFERDPRFAGEVKYTFSKSLALAINGLVSFSIVPLRLSTYLGLVAAAAAILMALLVLYWRLFVPHSPLTGFTIILMAIFFLGSVQLVSVGILGEYIGRIYEEVKARPLYTLAEVAGFDRKSSNSTSNPDKLDNLEDPTMQNLDKY, from the coding sequence ATGCTACCAAAGTATTCATTCATTGTTCCAATTTATAACGAAGAAGAAATTATTCCTGAACTGTACCGCAGACTGAGTGCAGTCATGAATCGGATGGATGGTCTTGTCGAATTAATTTTGATCGATGATGGTAGCCGCGATCGCTCCTTACAATTATTACGAGACCTCCATCAAAAAGACCCGCGAATTTGCTACTTGAGCTTTGCTCGTAACTTCGGTCATCAAATTGCAGTTACAGCTGGTCTTAATTTTGTTCGGGGTCAAGTTATCGTCATCCTGGATGCTGACCTACAAGATCCACCAGAACTAATCCCCGACATGGTTGAAAAATGGCGACAGGGCTATCAGGTCGTCTACGCTCAACGCACTCAACGCCTTCAGGAAGGATGGTTTAAGCGTTTGACCGCCTATTCCTTTTATCGCCTCCTTAAGAATTTGGCAGATGTAGAGATTCCTACTGATACAGGTGATTTTTGTTTAATGGATCGGCAGATCGTAAATATTCTTAATTCTATGCCAGAACGTACCCGTTATATTCGTGGTCTACGTTCTTGGGTTGGCTTTCAGCAAACAGCAATTAGGTTCGAGCGCGATCCTCGCTTTGCTGGGGAAGTTAAATATACTTTTAGCAAATCCTTGGCCCTTGCTATTAATGGTCTAGTGTCTTTTTCAATAGTGCCACTGCGATTATCAACCTACTTAGGGTTAGTAGCGGCGGCGGCGGCCATCTTAATGGCCCTATTGGTCTTGTATTGGCGTCTTTTTGTGCCTCATTCACCTTTAACCGGGTTTACGATTATTTTGATGGCAATTTTCTTTCTCGGATCTGTCCAGTTGGTTAGTGTTGGCATCTTGGGTGAATATATAGGGCGCATCTACGAAGAAGTTAAAGCCAGACCCCTCTATACTTTGGCAGAGGTAGCTGGTTTTGATCGCAAATCTTCCAACTCAACAAGCAATCCTGACAAACTAGATAATTTAGAAGATCCTACTATGCAAAATCTAGACAAGTATTGA